The Candidatus Bathyarchaeia archaeon DNA window TAGTCTTGAAAATTTTGCAGAAGCCGCCCTCTAGGCCAAGCAATATCCTCGTTAACTGGCTACTCCTATTCGCAACTATAGGAACAACTTTCATAACTGGATACATTCTTTCCGAAGGCTTTACAGACCCTCTTATCGGCGGGGCAACCTTTACCATAGCCATAATGGCGGTTCTTGGACTGCATGAAATGGGCCATAAATTAACCGCAAATAAAGAGGGGATAGAAGCCACACCGCCATACTTCATACCTGGCCCTCCGCCTCTTGGCCGCTTTTTAGGCATTGGAACCTTCGGAGCCGTGATAATGCAGAAGTCGCTTCCGCCAAACAGAGACTCGCTTTTTGATATTGGCGTAAGCGGGCCAATATTTGGCTTCATAATATCCGCCATAGTCACAATAATAGGCATTCCATTCTCAAGCTATGAGTGGATTAGGCCGGATACTTCGACATTACCACCCTTACTGCTCTTTAGACTGGTCCTACAGTTTATACAACCACAAAACCAAATACCAAGTCCACCGGGGCCAGACTATGTTTTAGCAGTGAGACTGCATCCCGTGGCCTTCGCTGGATGGGTAGGCCTATTCGTCACAATGCTTAATTTGATGCCGGCCGCCATGCTGGACGGAGGACATGTTGCCAGATCCCTTTTCGGCGAAAAGGCCAGGACCGTGTTAACAATTCTTTCAATAGTCTTCTTGGCCTACGTGAGCTTACCTATGGCCTTCTTTGTCATGTTCATGTCCATGTTCAGGCATCCCGGCCCATTAGATGATGTATCTGAACTTTCAATGAGTAGGAAGCTTCTAATCATCGTGTTGGTGGCGATTTTTATTCTTTCTTCGTTCCTGTATGACTTGGTGTATGCCTTAGTATTGTTCTTGAAAGGGCTTTTCTAAAGTGTAGTTTTGTTCTTCAACCGTACAGTAATGTTTATTAAATATTAAGATGCATGAGACGCTTGAGGAATGATCCTCGGTGAAGGGGCTTGAAAGGCGTCCCCATACTACTAGTCTTCTTTGTGATTTTCCTAGCAGCTTCGCTTCTTATTCCCACGCCTATGTTTCCGGGAAACATCCTCTGCGCTCTAATTGGAGACTTTGCAGCCGAGTATAAGGAATGGGTAAGCGCGGCTTTTAACGCGGTTTTTTATGGAGTCATCTTATGGCTTGTTTTTATTGCGGTAAGCCGCAGATTTGAGGAGAAATAGCCTGAAAAGGCAACGGCCTAAATTTCGGATAATTGTAGAAAGCCTACAAGCCTTATGGTGCTTCCGCATTTTTTGCATTGAAGGACTAGCTCAGCCAGTGATGTCCCTCGAACCACCGTGTCCACGATCTCATAAACTTCGTCGCTTTCATCATCTGGGGATATTATTACCCCACATTTGGGACATGGAAAAGCACCATCACCATCAATCTTTGTTAAGTCAATCGTGTAAGCACCCACATCCTTTTTGAACGCAACTTTCTTCATCATTTCGTTACCAGCCCTCTCTCGTTGGTTGTTCCAATTCGCCCATACTATAATTAACGATTGTGAATCAACAATTCATATTAAAACTACATAGACTTCAAACTTAATAGCTCCCTTCTATGGAGAGGGTATCCCAGCAACTTTTGGGAATGGAACGGCATCCCAAATGTTTTCGAGTCCGCAGATGAATCTTGTAAGCCTTTCAACACCTATGCCGAAACCAGCGGATGGCGGAATGCCCGCCTTTAGCATGTCTAGGTACCACCCATACTGTGAGGGATCTTCACCGCTACGCTTCATTCTCTCAACTAGTCGTTCGTAGCGATGTTCCCTTTGGCCTCCTGAAATTGCCTCCCCGAAACCTTCTGGATAGATAAGGTCAAAGTCTTCTAGAATCCCTGGGTTTTCTTCGCTTTCCATATAGTAGAAGCTTCTGGCCGTTGCTGGATAGTTCGTTATCCAGAATGGTTCGCTATGGGCTTTTGATATGGCCTCCTCCGCCTCCCATGGAATTTCCTCGCCATACCTAACCTTTATGCCCATACTTTCAAGAACCTCGAGAGCTTCTCTGTAAGTGTACCGTTTAAATGGCCTTTTTGGAACCTTTAGGGCTTTACAGCGTTCTCCAAGTTCTTTGCGGCATTTTGCCTTCACATCGGCTATAACTTGGCAGAGCATTTTCTCCCCAAGGTCCATAACATCTTCACATGTGGCATATGCCACCTCAAGGTCTACTTGCCTAAACTCTGTTAGGTGACGTCGCGTCTTCAAGGTTTCCAGTGGTTCAAGGCGAATGTTGGGGGAAAGCGCAAAAACCTTTGGTAGCGCAGTGATAATCATTTGCTTGTATAGGATCATGCTGCTCATAACTTTAAATGGAACACCATAGTAGTCGATGGTAACCTGCTTTGCGCCTCTGATTCCAGGATCTGTAACGGGTCCGATGATAGGCGCCAGTATTTCAGTGAATCCCTCGCTTTTCAAGAAGGCTCTTATTGAGGATATGATCTCATCTTGAACCTTGAGAACATTAGCCAGTCTTTTCTCCCTTATGGTCAGGTATCTTCTTCCCAGTTTTTCTGCAAGGTCTACAGTTGGGCAGCTCATGGGAGTTTAAATGGATGCTGAGACTATTAAATTTTTTATTTAAAGCCTTGTACTTTTCTCAAACAGATAACTATTTAAGTGTGATTTTATGTAATTTTTACACATGAAGGCAAAACTTGATGAGAAGGATTTGGCTATATTGGCTTTGCTTCAGGAAAACTGCCGCATGACGGCTAGGGAAATCGCCCAGAAGATAGGGTCGCCCATAACGACGGTTTTTGCAAAGATAAAGCGGATGGAACAGCTGGGAATAGTAAAGGAGTATAGAGCAATTTTGGATCATAAAAAACTTGATTATGGCGTGACCGCCTTTATTTTGGCATCATTCTCCTACAGAACTAGCAAGGATGAGGTGCCATTGTCTCAGAGGGCTATTGCAGAGCAAATATCAAAGTTTCCAGAGGTTCAGGAGGTTCACATAATATCTGGCGACTGGGATATATTGATAAAGGTTAAGGAAAGAGACGTTGATGCTGTTGGAAAGTTTGTGGTGGATAAGCTTCGCACAGTAAAGGGCATAGAGAAAACCCTAACCTGCATGGTTTTTGACACCTTAAAGGAGACGACCGCTGTGCCAATACCGGCGGGAAGGTTGAACAAGGAAAGTAGGCGGCAGCGCAGCTTAAAAGTAAAGGTTTAGTATTACGACACGTTGTAGAACCAAACCATGGGGAAGTGCCAAATGAAGTACGATGTTGTGGTCGTGGGTGCTGGAACAGCGGGCTGTTTAGCCGCGAAAACTGCGGCTGAGGCTGGGCTGAAAGTTTGCATTGTCGAGCGGAAAAGTCGAAGAGAGATAGGCGAAAAAGTCTGTGGAGATGCTTTAGGAGAACATCACTTGAAGGCTTTGGGGCTGAGTCCACCTCAACATGGCGAGCTTGAGCGGAGAATTGAAGGCGTCAAAATTTACTCACCGGACATGGAGACGGTTTTCACGGTTAGACATGAGGATTTTTCCGGCTATCTGCTGAATAGGCGACTTTTTGGGCAGTGGCTTTTGAAGTTGGCTTTAGACGAGGGAGCAGTCCTTTACGATTCCACCCAGTGTCTCGAGCCCATAATTGAGGGAGGCTATGTTGTTGGGGTTTTGGCAAAAAACATGAAAACCGGGGAAAAAGTTCGATTTGAGGGCAAGACGGTCGTGGATGCCAGCGGTTTCTTGGCTGTCATCAGGCGAAAGCTTCCAAAAGAGATGATGATAGAAAATGAGATTTCAAGGGAGGACGTGGAAGCCTGCTATAGGGAGATAAGGCAGCTGAAAGAGGAAAATCCTGACAAAAGTTTTTGTGAAATTTATCTGAACCAGAAAGTTTCGCCCGGAGGCTACACATGGATTTTTTATAAGGGCAACGCGAAGGTTAATGTTGGCCTCGGCGTCTGCATGCGAGGCGACTTTCCAAACCCCAAGAAGCAACTTTACGAGCATGTTTTAAAAAGGCCGCTCTTTGAAGGCTCGCTATTGCTAGAGGGGGGTGCATGGTATGATCCTACAAGACGGCCTCTTGACAACATGGTTGGGAATGGAGTAATAATTACGGGAGATGCCGCGTGTCTTGTGAATCCCATTCATGGTGGCGGTATAGGCCCATCAATGCTAAGTGGTTATTTAGCTGGAAAGACCATAGTTGAGGCTTTGGAGAAGAGCGACGTCAGCCAAGACGGCTTGTGGTCCTACAATGTTAGGTACATGGAGGAGTATGGGACTAAGCAGGCGGGGCTTGACGTTTTTAGGCTTTTGCTTATAACATGTCGGGACGAGGACTTGAACTATGGCATGAAATACCAGCTTTTGACGGAGGAAGACGTCCTAAAAGCCGGCTTAGGCGAAGATTTCAGCCTGAAAATAACTGAGACGGCCAAACGAGTGTTTAGAGGGATTAGGCGCATCGGCTTTCTAAATAAGCTAAGGATCACTGTAAACCTTATGAACAGGGTTAAAGCCCACTACAGAAACTACCCGAAAACTCCGGGGGATTTTGAAAAGTGGCGCTTGAAAACCGAGGCGCTATTTAACGAGGCTAGGTCAAAACTTTTAGAGTAGTAAAATATGCGAGTTGCAGTCCTGGCCACTGGTGGAAAGGATTCAACCCTTGCCCTCTATAAAGTTCTGAAGGGTGGCTATGAGGTGAAGTATCTTGTGAGCATGATTCCAAGGCGGGAGGATAGTTGGATGTTCCATTACCCCAATATGCATTTGGTAGATTTGTTTGCCGAGGCTGTTGGGCTGCCTCTTATGAAGGGTGAAACTTCCGGAGAAAAAGAGGTTGAAGTTGAAGATTTGAAAAGACTTGTTGCCGGACTTGACGTTGAAGGTTTAGTGTGTGGTGCAATAGCATCTACCTATCAGAAAACAAGAATAGAGCAGATATGCAAGCAGTTAAATCTTAAGTGCATAGCACCTCTCTGGCAGCAGAACCCCTACAACATCTTGAGGGAAATTCTGAACTTAAAATTTGAGGTCATTATCACGGGTGTTTACGCCCACGGCTTTTCAAAGGAATGGCTTGGAAGAAAAATTGACACGGAAACCGTTGATGCTTTGATGGATCTAAATAGACGATTTGGAGTTTCTCCGGTGGGGGAGGGAGGCGAATACGAAACCCTAGTGCTTGATGCTCCATTCTTCACAAAGAGATTGAAAATTGTTGAGGCGGAAATTGTTTGGAAGGGGCAAAGTGGACATTTGCTTATTAAAAGGGCTGAGCTAATGGACAAGACAAAATAGGCAGTCGCTCGTTTGGAAAAGTTTATTTTGCTGGCTTGTGATTCATTGAAAGCCGAGTGGCGGACAGAGTCCGCTGGGATGTAACCGTTTGGTTGAACCATAAACTAGGGTGAGGTGAAAAAATGGCGTATAAATATATTGCAGAAGCTTGGAAAAAGCCGGAAGAATCCTACGTTGAAGAGCTGATGCGTCAGAGGCTTGTAGAGTGGCGGAAGCAGCCCGCAGTGATTCGTATAGACAAGCCGACACGCTTGGATAGGGCTAGGAAGCTTGGCTACAAGGCTAAACAAGGTTTTGTGGTGGTTCGTGTCCGAGTGCGACGTGGTGGACTGCGCAAGCAGCGTCCAAGATCTGGGAGAAGACCAAAAAGGATGGGTGTTAGAAAATACAAGCCCGCCAAAAGTTTGAGGCTTATAGCTGAAGAACGCGCTGCAAGAAAGTTTCCAAATCTTGAGGTTTTAAACTCATATTGGGTTGGCGAAGACGGCCGCTACAAGTGGTTTGAAGTGATAATGGTTGACCCCAATCATCCAGCCATAAAATCTGACAAGGACATTAACTGGATTTGCCAGAAACAGCACAAGGGACGCGTCTTCAGAGGATTAACAAGTGCGGGCAAAAAGGTTAGGGGACTGCGAAAGAAAGGCCGAGGAGCAGAAAAAGTTAGACCAAGCAGAAAAGCGGCTACAGAGGAGTAATCCTCATGGAGCCTTTAAAGCCGCTGGTATTTAAGAGGGATGGAAAGCCACGTTTAGGGAAAGGCTTCAGTCTAGGCGAGTTAAAAGCGGTTGGACTAAACCCAAAACAAGCCCTAAAACTTGGAATTCCGATAGACACTAGAAGAAAAACAGCCCATGAAGAAAACATTGAAATGCTAAGAAAAGCCTTAGAAGCCAAAAAAGAAGCCGGGAAATCTGAACAAGAAAAAATGAACAACAAAGAGAAAACTAGAAAGGGCGAGAAAGGGAAAAAGTAAAACGTGATGAGTCATTTTGTCTTCTAAAACACCTGTGACTCATATTGAGATAAGGGTGTTCGCCCACGCAACAGAGGATGAAGATAAAGTCTTAACGGCCGTGCGGAACACACTTCCACCACGAATCTCCGAAAACATAACCTTTAAGCGGTCAAGCCTTACAGGACACCATGGAAACCCAATAGTGCTTTTCGAGGCAAAAATAAGGGACAAGGAGGAAGCGAAGGCTTTTCTGCAAAAGCTTGCATCATCATTAAGCAGCTTGGACAAGGAAGCCCTAGCCAACGAGATTGAACAGCATGTTGAAAAGGGATGCTTATATCTGAGGCTAGATAAGCAGTCCGCCTACCTAAACGAGATTAGGCTCTGCACAACGGATCCCATACACTTCCGAATTCATTTCAAGAGGGCGAACCTAAAGGAAATAGTGGCGTTCTGCAGGGAAATAGGGTTAATCCCATGAAACGCCGTTTCGTCGACCTACATCTGCAACCAAACCTAGGCGACGCCGAACAGACCAGAAGCATGCTGATAAAGGCTGCTGAGTTAGGCTACCGTTTGGTGGCAGTGCCGCTTCCAATGGCTTCTATGGAGAGCTTCGCCAAAAAACTAATGGCGATGTGCCATGAGGCGAAAATTGATTTCGCATCTCGCCTTGACTTGAAGCCAAAAACGCCTAGAGAACTGCTACATCAGCTTAGAAAATTCAGGAGAAGAGTTGAGGTAATTGCCGTGGCTTGTGAATCAAAGGATGTTGCACGGCAAGCCGCAAAGGATCATAGAGTGGATATCCTGAATTTTCCAGCTATAGATCCACGTAGGAGGTTTTTTGATAGGGCTGAAGCTGAGCTTGCCTCAGGCAGCACCTCAGCACTTGAGATAGACCTGAAACCAATTTTAACATTAAAGGGCCCCGTTAGAATAAGGCTTTTAGCAACTCTTAGGAGGGAGATAGCAATAGCTGAAGATTACCACGTGCCAATTGTAATTTCAAGCGGCGCGACAAATCCTTTACAGATGCGGAAACCCATGGAGATGGCGGCTTTAGCCTCGCTATTCGACCTGGACAAGCCCACAGCGCTAGATGCTATCTCTAAAATACCCCTTGCCATAGTCGGAAGGAATAGGGAGAAACTTAGTTCAAACTTTGTTGCACCGGGCATCCGCATAATACGTATGGGAAGAGATTGCCCCCATGAAGGAAAAAATTAGACGCAGATATCTAGCATTAAAAATCGATTCAGACCAAAGATTCAACCAGAAGGAGTTTATGGACGCAGTTTGGGAGGCCATTTTAAAGCTTTATGGGGAATATGGCGCCAGCAGAATGAATCTTGCACTCATAGACTATGACACAGAGAAAGGACTGGCCATAACCCGTGTTACTCACACCGAAATCGAGAAATTCAGAGCCGCCATAGCATCCATAACGGAAATAGCTGCAAAACCAGCGGCGGTGCACGTTCTGAGGATCTCTGGAACTCTAAAAGCACTTCAAAGAAACGCCAAAAGGCTTAGCGTGAAACCATAACGCATTAATTGTGTAAGTAAAGTTTCTATTACTGGGGGATGATGTAGCCGTCCCAGTCTGACAGATGCAATGAGGAACTCATGACGGGCAGACCCCATTCTCTGGATCATTTAGAGGCGGAGTTTCGCGTCCCTTTCCCTTTTTCTTTTCAATCCAAAGGAAACCGCCAAAATCATCCCCATAATGAAGCCGCCTATGTGCGCCCAATAGGCTATGTCACTGCCCACGTCAAATAATCCGTAAAGCCACTGAAGCAGAAACCAGAACCCCAAAAACAGAACTGCTGGAATGGGCAGTATAAAATAGCCTATCCACGTCAAAATTTTCGCTTTGGGAAACAACACGAAATAGGCGCCTAAAACTCCAGATATCGCCCCCGAAGCACCCACAACCGGAGTGTTGAAGTCTCCCGGATAAGTTAAGCCAAGATATAGGCTGGCTATGTGAGCGATGGCCGCTGCTAATCCGCATGTAATGTAGAGAATTAGGTAGCTTCCGTGACCGAAGATATCTTCAACGTTGTCTCCGAATATGTATAGGAAGAGCATGTTGCCAAGCAGATGCCACCAGTCGGCATGCATGAACATGGATGAAAACAGCGTGTAAAGTCTCTCTCCATGCACGATCTCCTGGGGAATCATGACAAACTTGTCCTGAATCTGGCTGGCAACTCTCGACGAGAGGAAAATTTCCTTTGCGGACAACCAGTAGACGAGAAATATGATTATGTTGGCGATTAGCAGCATACGATTTACATGAGGTGTCCTCAGTGGGCGATTTAAGTCTTTAAGTGGAAGCACTCTCGAGTCTCACCAGACTTCCATGCATACTACTGCACTTAAATGCTTTTATCGCGTCTCGCAAGGGATGCCATTAGGTTAAACAATCAATCATCTTGTTGCATGTTAAACATTCATCGGGTATGGGCATATTTTTCGGGCGTTTCTTTAGGAAACCGAAAAAGTGTTGACATTCGCTTCCAGCCTTTTCATGTCCCTCTGAGGCTCTCCGGGACGCCGAGTCCCTTCTTGGCTCCTCGGTTTTTGGAGAGGGAACCTCTTTCACCCTCGTTAAACAGCGAGGACAAGCATAGTAAGTTTTTGAGGTATCACCAGAAGAAACTGTCGCCAGAACGGGTTTTTCAAAAATTTCTCCACACTCATCACATGTTAAGCTCTTCATTTTTGCCATATCAGGAGGATACAGGCTTGTTTCATATTCTGTAGACGTCATGGGATGTAGCCTCGCGTTATTCCAAACCTTAATATTTAATAAACTTTTTTGAACAAGCGTGCAACACAAAAACACATGAAACATCCAAAGTGGGCCGGGCCGGATTTGAACCGGCGACCTTCGCCGCGTGAGGGCGACGTCCTAGCCAGCTAGACTACCGGCCCATTTGGGAGGCTGTTGCTTACCCAGAATTAGTATTACTGCTTCATAAAACCTTTTTCAAATGCTCACAAAACACTCAGCGAGTGATGTCTCATGGGAGACTTAAAGGATGATAAATGTTTAAAGCCTTGGAGCGAAATGGATGTTTTTATGCTGTTTTTATGTTTTATAGCCTTTGCCGTGTTGGGATATTTTCTTGCAAGGCAAATCTTGTCCTAATGAGCAGCCATTTTAGGTTTATTCTTCTTCCTTCATCACGATGCTCTTGACTTTCTTAACCCATGGGATTGAGAAGCAGTTTTCTTCAAACCACTCTAGAAGTTCCCTTCGAATTGTATCTGCCTTTTCTGCAGCGCTTTCATCAACCAGCTCAACGGTTATCACAGCGAATTTACCTTTCACTTTTAATCACCCCTTTTTCCCAAAAACTTGGACACCGCATTTTTAAAGGATGTTTCAGCTGCCGATTTATCCTAAATACAGATTCGGAATATCGGAATATAAACAATTAGTTATCTAAGAAACGCAAATAAGCATCCTCCAAAAATCATTTAATAGTCTTGCCGAGGTAGCTCAGCCTGGGAGAGCGCCCGGCTGAAGACCGGGTTGTCGCCGGTTCAAATCCGGCCCTCGGCATGTATACCTCAGTTCTATCTCCTAATAAACTGATTTTCTGGAAGCTGTGAGATTTGAATCAACTATTGGTGCTGAGTGCTTGTGAATAAAGAAGGGGTGTGGTGGCTATTTTGGTGATTCTTCAACTATTATCATTGTGAGGGTTGATCTAACCTTGTCAAGTCTTCTTATGCGCCATGTTACTATTTCCTTAAGTTTGTCCATGGATTCGGCGCCGACTCGGCAGATTATGTCATATACTCCGTAAACGGCGAAGGCTTCTTCAACGCCCTCAATTTTTCTTAGCTCTTTTAGGACATCTGCCTCTGAACCTATTTCAGTGTTGATGAGTACAAAGGCTTTTGGCAACTCAAATCCTCCTCGGTAATATTGTCTATCCTTGAAACCTTATAAAATATTTGTGTTGCTTAGTTTGTGAAATTGAATCTGGTTTGCTTTAAGCTTCTGATATTGAAAACATTATTATGGGATAGCCCCACAATATTAGCTGTAGGTTTGGAGCAAATGTCCACTAGAAGCCCCTGGGATATAATTACAAGCCGTGAGATGCGAGCTTTAGAGTTGAACGCTGAGTATTTTGGGATCTCCCAGCTTCAACTCATGGAAAATGCTGGGCGAAGTGTAGCGCAAGAAATAGCCTCAAGGTTTACACCCGATAAGAGAGTTGTGGTTTTTTGTGGTTTGGGCGGTAATGGTGGAGATGGTTTTGTGGCGGCGAGACATTTGGCGGCCATGGGCTTTAAGGTGACGGTTATTCTTGCAGGAAAGGCAAGCGAAATTTCTCATAGAGCAGCCTTTGAAAACTGGAAAGCATTGCAATTTCTGAGGGAAAACGTCACCATTTACGAGGTTTACGATGATTCGCTCATGCCGGAAATAAATGCGGATGTGATTGTGGACGCTCTTCTTGGAACGGGAACAAAGGGCATGCTTAGGCCGCCAATAAAACAGCTTGTTGAGAAGATAAACGCCTTGAACGCCTTTAAAGTGGCGGTGGATGTGCCGACTGGGATAGACTCCGACACCGGTGAAGTTTTGGGGGTGGCTGTAAAAGCCAACCTGACAGTAACCTTCTATAAAAACAAAGCGGGGCTGGAAAAAGCCGGAGAATATGCGGGCGAGGTGATTATTAGAGACATTGGGTTGCCGGCGGAGCTTGAATGCTATGCTGGACCGGGAGACGTCAAACTTGTGGTAAAGGATCGTGTTCCAGAATCCCGCAAGGGAGACTTCGGAAGGTTGCTTGTGGTTGGGGGGAGCGAAACTTTTTCCGGTGCTCCAGCCTTAGTGGCACTTGCCGCACTGAGAACGGGTGTTGATTTGGCTTATGTTGCCGCGCCACGGAAAACGGCTTATGCGATTTCAGCCATGTCGCCCGACTTAATCACTATAAAGCTTGATGGGGAACACTTGAACACTGGCAACATCCCAACCTTAAAAACCTATATTGAAAAAGCAGACGCCATTGTTATGGGTCCAGGACTGGGGCTTCACACCGAGACAATGGATGCTGTTAAAGCCTTGATCGATAGTGTAGAGGAGGCTGGCAAACCCCTTTTGCTGGATGCAGATGGCTTAAAGGCTTTCGCGGCTTTCAAAAGGAAGCTAAACATGCCCGCAGTTTTAACGCCCCATGCTGGAGAATATATGATACTAACTGGGAAAACGTTGCCGAAAAACCTTAGAGAAAAAGCCCTAGAAACCCAAAGGACTGCCGCCGAGCTGGGCGCCGTGATCCTCCTTAAGGGCCCAGTTGACGTTATCGCTGACGAAAAGAGATTCAAGCTTAATTTCACAGGAAACCCAGGGATGACTGTCGGCGGAACTGGCGATGTGCTTTCAGGAATTATTGG harbors:
- a CDS encoding 50S ribosomal protein L15e; this translates as MAYKYIAEAWKKPEESYVEELMRQRLVEWRKQPAVIRIDKPTRLDRARKLGYKAKQGFVVVRVRVRRGGLRKQRPRSGRRPKRMGVRKYKPAKSLRLIAEERAARKFPNLEVLNSYWVGEDGRYKWFEVIMVDPNHPAIKSDKDINWICQKQHKGRVFRGLTSAGKKVRGLRKKGRGAEKVRPSRKAATEE
- a CDS encoding ribosomal protein L13e, producing the protein MEPLKPLVFKRDGKPRLGKGFSLGELKAVGLNPKQALKLGIPIDTRRKTAHEENIEMLRKALEAKKEAGKSEQEKMNNKEKTRKGEKGKK
- a CDS encoding Lrp/AsnC family transcriptional regulator; this encodes MKAKLDEKDLAILALLQENCRMTAREIAQKIGSPITTVFAKIKRMEQLGIVKEYRAILDHKKLDYGVTAFILASFSYRTSKDEVPLSQRAIAEQISKFPEVQEVHIISGDWDILIKVKERDVDAVGKFVVDKLRTVKGIEKTLTCMVFDTLKETTAVPIPAGRLNKESRRQRSLKVKV
- a CDS encoding Rpp14/Pop5 family protein — its product is MKEKIRRRYLALKIDSDQRFNQKEFMDAVWEAILKLYGEYGASRMNLALIDYDTEKGLAITRVTHTEIEKFRAAIASITEIAAKPAAVHVLRISGTLKALQRNAKRLSVKP
- a CDS encoding NAD(P)H-hydrate dehydratase, which encodes MSTRSPWDIITSREMRALELNAEYFGISQLQLMENAGRSVAQEIASRFTPDKRVVVFCGLGGNGGDGFVAARHLAAMGFKVTVILAGKASEISHRAAFENWKALQFLRENVTIYEVYDDSLMPEINADVIVDALLGTGTKGMLRPPIKQLVEKINALNAFKVAVDVPTGIDSDTGEVLGVAVKANLTVTFYKNKAGLEKAGEYAGEVIIRDIGLPAELECYAGPGDVKLVVKDRVPESRKGDFGRLLVVGGSETFSGAPALVALAALRTGVDLAYVAAPRKTAYAISAMSPDLITIKLDGEHLNTGNIPTLKTYIEKADAIVMGPGLGLHTETMDAVKALIDSVEEAGKPLLLDADGLKAFAAFKRKLNMPAVLTPHAGEYMILTGKTLPKNLREKALETQRTAAELGAVILLKGPVDVIADEKRFKLNFTGNPGMTVGGTGDVLSGIIGAFLAQGSDPFEAAVAGAFVNGAAGDFAVSEKGYHIIASDLLEWIPKVLDDPMSHAKVQKASAAKIA
- a CDS encoding Lrp/AsnC ligand binding domain-containing protein, which produces MPKAFVLINTEIGSEADVLKELRKIEGVEEAFAVYGVYDIICRVGAESMDKLKEIVTWRIRRLDKVRSTLTMIIVEESPK
- a CDS encoding site-2 protease family protein, with the translated sequence MTAEQPNTTVQTEFEKLREVVIAHFQVEDALIEHGIPTFYLKQPQETKQPFLQLLKTLEPMGLMAVLRKIDGRIVLKILQKPPSRPSNILVNWLLLFATIGTTFITGYILSEGFTDPLIGGATFTIAIMAVLGLHEMGHKLTANKEGIEATPPYFIPGPPPLGRFLGIGTFGAVIMQKSLPPNRDSLFDIGVSGPIFGFIISAIVTIIGIPFSSYEWIRPDTSTLPPLLLFRLVLQFIQPQNQIPSPPGPDYVLAVRLHPVAFAGWVGLFVTMLNLMPAAMLDGGHVARSLFGEKARTVLTILSIVFLAYVSLPMAFFVMFMSMFRHPGPLDDVSELSMSRKLLIIVLVAIFILSSFLYDLVYALVLFLKGLF
- a CDS encoding RNA-binding domain-containing protein, whose product is MSSKTPVTHIEIRVFAHATEDEDKVLTAVRNTLPPRISENITFKRSSLTGHHGNPIVLFEAKIRDKEEAKAFLQKLASSLSSLDKEALANEIEQHVEKGCLYLRLDKQSAYLNEIRLCTTDPIHFRIHFKRANLKEIVAFCREIGLIP
- a CDS encoding asparagine synthetase A, whose translation is MSCPTVDLAEKLGRRYLTIREKRLANVLKVQDEIISSIRAFLKSEGFTEILAPIIGPVTDPGIRGAKQVTIDYYGVPFKVMSSMILYKQMIITALPKVFALSPNIRLEPLETLKTRRHLTEFRQVDLEVAYATCEDVMDLGEKMLCQVIADVKAKCRKELGERCKALKVPKRPFKRYTYREALEVLESMGIKVRYGEEIPWEAEEAISKAHSEPFWITNYPATARSFYYMESEENPGILEDFDLIYPEGFGEAISGGQREHRYERLVERMKRSGEDPSQYGWYLDMLKAGIPPSAGFGIGVERLTRFICGLENIWDAVPFPKVAGIPSP
- a CDS encoding rhomboid family intramembrane serine protease, with translation MLPLKDLNRPLRTPHVNRMLLIANIIIFLVYWLSAKEIFLSSRVASQIQDKFVMIPQEIVHGERLYTLFSSMFMHADWWHLLGNMLFLYIFGDNVEDIFGHGSYLILYITCGLAAAIAHIASLYLGLTYPGDFNTPVVGASGAISGVLGAYFVLFPKAKILTWIGYFILPIPAVLFLGFWFLLQWLYGLFDVGSDIAYWAHIGGFIMGMILAVSFGLKRKRERDAKLRL
- a CDS encoding NAD(P)/FAD-dependent oxidoreductase, with the protein product MKYDVVVVGAGTAGCLAAKTAAEAGLKVCIVERKSRREIGEKVCGDALGEHHLKALGLSPPQHGELERRIEGVKIYSPDMETVFTVRHEDFSGYLLNRRLFGQWLLKLALDEGAVLYDSTQCLEPIIEGGYVVGVLAKNMKTGEKVRFEGKTVVDASGFLAVIRRKLPKEMMIENEISREDVEACYREIRQLKEENPDKSFCEIYLNQKVSPGGYTWIFYKGNAKVNVGLGVCMRGDFPNPKKQLYEHVLKRPLFEGSLLLEGGAWYDPTRRPLDNMVGNGVIITGDAACLVNPIHGGGIGPSMLSGYLAGKTIVEALEKSDVSQDGLWSYNVRYMEEYGTKQAGLDVFRLLLITCRDEDLNYGMKYQLLTEEDVLKAGLGEDFSLKITETAKRVFRGIRRIGFLNKLRITVNLMNRVKAHYRNYPKTPGDFEKWRLKTEALFNEARSKLLE
- a CDS encoding RNase P subunit p30 family protein; translated protein: MKRRFVDLHLQPNLGDAEQTRSMLIKAAELGYRLVAVPLPMASMESFAKKLMAMCHEAKIDFASRLDLKPKTPRELLHQLRKFRRRVEVIAVACESKDVARQAAKDHRVDILNFPAIDPRRRFFDRAEAELASGSTSALEIDLKPILTLKGPVRIRLLATLRREIAIAEDYHVPIVISSGATNPLQMRKPMEMAALASLFDLDKPTALDAISKIPLAIVGRNREKLSSNFVAPGIRIIRMGRDCPHEGKN
- a CDS encoding TIGR00289 family protein translates to MRVAVLATGGKDSTLALYKVLKGGYEVKYLVSMIPRREDSWMFHYPNMHLVDLFAEAVGLPLMKGETSGEKEVEVEDLKRLVAGLDVEGLVCGAIASTYQKTRIEQICKQLNLKCIAPLWQQNPYNILREILNLKFEVIITGVYAHGFSKEWLGRKIDTETVDALMDLNRRFGVSPVGEGGEYETLVLDAPFFTKRLKIVEAEIVWKGQSGHLLIKRAELMDKTK